The nucleotide sequence ACCACTTTATGAGCAAGAAGCGCGTTATGCAGCTGGTTCGAGGCCTTCATAATCTGCGCCCCCAGCATCGGGGCTGTGTCGCCACTATCGGCAATTTCGACGGGGTGCACCGTGGCCATCAGGCCATTTTGTCGCGCCTGCGCGAGCGTGCGGCCGAGCTTGGCGTGCCGAGCTGTGTGGTGATTTTTGAGCCCCAGCCGCGAGAGTTTTTTGCCCCGGACAGCGCGCCGCCGCGGGTCACGCGGTTGCGCGACAAGCTGGAGTTGCTGGCGGCTGAGGGCATCGATCGGGTGCTGTGCTTGAGTTTCAATCGCCGCTTGCGCGAGCTGAGCGCGGCCGAGTTCGTCCACGCCGTGCTGGTCGAAGGCCTGGGCGTGCGGCATCTGGAAGTTGGCGATGATTTTCGCTTTGGCTGTGATCGAGCTGGGGATTTCGAATTCCTGCGGCGGGTCGGGCCTGCCGAAGGATTCACCGTCGAGGCCGCCGCGACCATTGAAGTGGCGGGCGAGCGAGTCAGCAGTACGCGGGTGCGCCAAGCCCTGGTTGAAGCAAATTTCGCCCTGGCCGAGCTGTTGCTGGGGCGACCGTTTCAGATCGGTGGGCGCATCCTGCATGGTCAGAAACTGGCCCGCCAACTGGGCACGCCGACTGCCAATGTGCAGCTCAAGCGTCGCCGCGTACCGCTCAGCGGTGTATTTGTGGTCAGTGCCGAAGTCGATGGTCGGTGCTGGCCGGGGGTTGCCAATATTGGCGTGCGCCCAACGGTGGCCGGCGACGGCCGCGCCCATCTGGAGGTTCACCTCCTGGATTTTGCCGGCGATATCTATGGCCGGCGTTTAACGGTGGCCTTCCACCACAAGCTGCGCGATGAGCAGCGTTTCGCCTCCCTGGAGGCGCTGAAGACGGCGATCGATGCGGATGTCGCCGCCGCCCGTGCCTTTTGGCAGGGCCAACCGCTTAAGTGAAGAGCCTGAAATGACCGATTACAAAGCCACGCTAAACCTCCCGGATACCGCCTTCCCGATGAAGGCCGGCCTGCCGCAGCGCGAACCGCAAACCCTGCAGCGCTGGGACAGCATTGGCCTGTACCAGAAAATCCGTGAGATTGGCGCTGGCCGGCCGAAATTCGTGTTGCACGATGGCCCGCCGTACGCCAATGGCAACATCCACATCGGTCATGCGGTCAATAAAATTCTCAAGGACATGATTGTCCGCTCGAAAACTCTGTCTGGTTACGACGCACCGTACGTGCCGGGCTGGGATTGCCACGGCCTGCCGATCGAGCACAAGGTTGAGGTCACTCACGGCAAGCATCTGCCGGCGGACAAGACCCGCGAGCTGTGTCGCGCCTATGCGGCCGAGCAGATCGAAGGGCAGAAGGCTGATTTCATCCGTTTGGGTGTGCTTGGCGAGTGGGACAACCCCTACAAGACCATGGACTTCGCCAACGAAGCCGGGGAAATTCGCGCCTTGGCCGAGATGGTCAAGCAAGGCTTCGTATTCAAAGGCCTGAAGCCGGTCAACTGGTGCTTCGATTGCGGCTCGGCGTTGGCCGAGGCTGAGGTCGAATACGCCGACAAGCAATCGACTGCGATCGATGTGGCGTTCCTGTGTGCCGACGAGGCCAAGCTGGCCGCCGCCTTTGGTTTGGCTGCTCTGAGCAAGCCGGCCTATGCGGTGATCTGGACCACCACACCGTGGACCATTCCGGCTAACCAGGCGCTGAACCTGCACCCGGAATTCAACTATGCGCTGGTAGACGTCGGCGACAAGCTGCTGCTGCTCGCCGAGGAACTGGTCGAGAGCTGCCTGCAGCGCTACGGTTTGACCGGCGCAGCCATCGCCACCGCCCAGGGTGAAGCGCTGGAGCTGATCAATTTCCGCCACCCGTTCTACGAGCGCCTGTCGCCGGTATATCTGGCCGACTATGTGGAATTGGGCGCCGGCACTGGCCTGGTCCACTCTTCGCCGGCCTATGGCGAGGACGACTTCGTCACCTGCAAGCGTTATGGCATGCACAACGATGACATCCTCAATCCGGTGCAGAGCAACGGTGTATACGTTGAGGCGCTACCGTTCTTTGGCGGCCAGTTCATCTGGAAGGCCAACCCGGCGGTGGTCGACAAGCTCAAAGAAGTCGGCGCCTTGCTGCACAGCGCCAATATCAGCCACAGCTACATGCATTGCTGGCGCCACAAAACCCCGCTGATCTACCGCGCCACTGCGCAATGGTTCGTCGGCATGGACAAGCAGCCGACCACCGGCGGCACCCTGCGCGAACGAGCCCTGGCCGGCATCGAGCAAACCAAATTTGTGCCCACCTGGGGCCAGGCTCGATTGCACGGCATGATCGCCGGGCGTCCGGATTGGTGCATCTCCCGGCAGCGCAACTGGGGCGTACCGATCCCATTCTTCCTGCACAAGGCCAGCGGCGAATTGCACCCGCGCACCATCGAACTGATGGAAGAAGTGGCCAAGCGCGTCGAGCAGCAAGGCATCGAGGCCTGGTTCAAGCTGGATGCCGCCGAGCTGCTGGGCGAAGAAGCGGCGCAGTACGACAAGATCAGCGACACCCTCGACGTCTGGTTCGACTCCGGCACTACTCACTGGCACGTACTGCGCGGCTCGCACAATCTGGGGCACAGCAGTGGCCCGCGCGCCGATCTGTACCTGGAAGGCTCCGACCAGCATCGCGGTTGGTTCCACTCCTCGTTGTTGACCGGCTGCGCCATTGACGACCACGCGCCGTACCGTGAGCTGCTGACCCACGGCTTCACCGTCGATGAGAACGGTCGCAAGATGTCCAAGTCGCTGGGCAACGTCATTGCGCCGCAGCAGGTGACCGATAGCTTGGGCGCCGACATCCTGCGCCTGTGGGTCTCCGCTACCGACTATTCGGGCGAGATGGCCGTGTCGCAGCAGATCCTCCAGCGCAGTGCCGACGCCTACCGGCGTATTCGTAACACCGCGCGCTTCCTGCTCGCCAACCTGAGCGGTTTCGATCCGGCCAAGGATTTGCTGGCCGCCGAGGACATGCTGGCGTTGGATCGC is from Pseudomonas sp. LS44 and encodes:
- the ribF gene encoding bifunctional riboflavin kinase/FAD synthetase; the protein is MQLVRGLHNLRPQHRGCVATIGNFDGVHRGHQAILSRLRERAAELGVPSCVVIFEPQPREFFAPDSAPPRVTRLRDKLELLAAEGIDRVLCLSFNRRLRELSAAEFVHAVLVEGLGVRHLEVGDDFRFGCDRAGDFEFLRRVGPAEGFTVEAAATIEVAGERVSSTRVRQALVEANFALAELLLGRPFQIGGRILHGQKLARQLGTPTANVQLKRRRVPLSGVFVVSAEVDGRCWPGVANIGVRPTVAGDGRAHLEVHLLDFAGDIYGRRLTVAFHHKLRDEQRFASLEALKTAIDADVAAARAFWQGQPLK
- the ileS gene encoding isoleucine--tRNA ligase; the encoded protein is MTDYKATLNLPDTAFPMKAGLPQREPQTLQRWDSIGLYQKIREIGAGRPKFVLHDGPPYANGNIHIGHAVNKILKDMIVRSKTLSGYDAPYVPGWDCHGLPIEHKVEVTHGKHLPADKTRELCRAYAAEQIEGQKADFIRLGVLGEWDNPYKTMDFANEAGEIRALAEMVKQGFVFKGLKPVNWCFDCGSALAEAEVEYADKQSTAIDVAFLCADEAKLAAAFGLAALSKPAYAVIWTTTPWTIPANQALNLHPEFNYALVDVGDKLLLLAEELVESCLQRYGLTGAAIATAQGEALELINFRHPFYERLSPVYLADYVELGAGTGLVHSSPAYGEDDFVTCKRYGMHNDDILNPVQSNGVYVEALPFFGGQFIWKANPAVVDKLKEVGALLHSANISHSYMHCWRHKTPLIYRATAQWFVGMDKQPTTGGTLRERALAGIEQTKFVPTWGQARLHGMIAGRPDWCISRQRNWGVPIPFFLHKASGELHPRTIELMEEVAKRVEQQGIEAWFKLDAAELLGEEAAQYDKISDTLDVWFDSGTTHWHVLRGSHNLGHSSGPRADLYLEGSDQHRGWFHSSLLTGCAIDDHAPYRELLTHGFTVDENGRKMSKSLGNVIAPQQVTDSLGADILRLWVSATDYSGEMAVSQQILQRSADAYRRIRNTARFLLANLSGFDPAKDLLAAEDMLALDRWAVDRTLLLQREIEEAYREYRFWNVYSKVHNFCVQELGGFYLDIIKDRQYTTAADSVARRSCQTALFHIAEALVRWVAPILAFTADELWQYLPGERNESVMLNTWYEGLSALPQGFELDRAFWEQVMAVKTAVNKELENQRAAKLIGGNLQAEVTLFVEEALATQLAKLGDELRFVLITSTATLAPLSAAPDDAVATELPTLKLKVVKSGHVKCGRCWHHRADVGVNSEHPEICGRCVDNISGSGEVRHYA